The Halanaerobiales bacterium genome includes the window TCATAATTGTAGTAGAGTCCAGGAAGTAGATGTAAAAGGAATGAATTTTAGCAGAAAATTTTATCTTGCCTTTAATAAAAATAGAAAAGATGAAAATATCATAAAGAAATTTATAGAAATTTTTAATATTTAATTTAAAATAATTTTAACCTCCAGTGTAAAAACTGGAGGTTATTGTATTTAAAACTTTTTAAGTTTTTCTAGAGTATATTCAATTTCTTCTTCAGTGTTAAAATAACCAATACTAAACCTTAGTGTTCCCTGGGGGAAAGAGCCTATTGTTTTATGAGCAAATGGTGCACAATGTAGTCCGGATCTTGTCATTATTCCATATTTGTCATCAAGTATAAAACTCATTTCTCCCATGTCTAAATCTTTATATTGAATTGATATAGTTGGTGCCTGTTTTTTATGATTGGCAGGGCCAAATATTTTAATTTTATTATTTTCTTTTAAACCCTTAATAAATTTTTGGCTGAGATTTAATTCGTGTTCTCTTATTTTTTCTAAACCAGTATTTTCTATAAAATCAATTCCAGCTTTTAAACCGGCAATACCAGGTGTATTCATAGTTCCACTTTCAAATTTATCAGGTAAGAAATTAGGCTGGTATTCTTTATCAGAGATACTGCCAGTTCCACCTTCAATTAGAGAATCCATATTTTTAGCAATATTTTTACTTACAGCAAAACCCCCTGTTCCAGGAGGTCCCATTAATCCTTTATGACCGGTAAACGCAAGAATATCAGTATTTAAATCCTGAAAATCTATATCATATAAACCTGCTGCCTGAGCTGTATCTAAGATAAAATACAAATTATTTTCTTTTGCAATTTCTGAAACTTCTTTGACAGGCATTAAAGTTCCAGTTACATTTGAAGCATATGTAATAACAATAAGTTTTGTATTATCTTTAATATAATTTTTAATTTTAGCTGGATTTAAACTTCCATCTTTTTCACACTTCACATAATCTACTTCAATTATTCCTTTCTTTTCCAATCCATATAAAGGCCTTAATACAGAGTTATGTTCCATTGTTGTAGTTATAACATGATCATTATT containing:
- a CDS encoding aminotransferase class V-fold PLP-dependent enzyme, whose amino-acid sequence is MRKIYLDNAATTSKKPEGVKEAVLNYYEKIGCSPGRGGYEDSIKAGRIILEARSNIADFFNVPNPEQIIFTHNVTYALNMGLKGILKNNDHVITTTMEHNSVLRPLYGLEKKGIIEVDYVKCEKDGSLNPAKIKNYIKDNTKLIVITYASNVTGTLMPVKEVSEIAKENNLYFILDTAQAAGLYDIDFQDLNTDILAFTGHKGLMGPPGTGGFAVSKNIAKNMDSLIEGGTGSISDKEYQPNFLPDKFESGTMNTPGIAGLKAGIDFIENTGLEKIREHELNLSQKFIKGLKENNKIKIFGPANHKKQAPTISIQYKDLDMGEMSFILDDKYGIMTRSGLHCAPFAHKTIGSFPQGTLRFSIGYFNTEEEIEYTLEKLKKF